Proteins encoded in a region of the Dorea longicatena genome:
- a CDS encoding S8 family peptidase gives MDFGYKSVSVDRRILLPLSFREYWYSTIPKCYTLLDMQPLDAAGIITLQNYPTLQLMGDGIMIGFLDTGIDYQNRVFRNLDGTTRIVGIWDQTIQTGRTPQGLYYGTEYTEEMINTALRSEDPLQIVPSVDTDGHGTFVASAAAGGAEVGKQFLGAAPEASIAMVKLKPAKNYLKEFFAIAQDAVCYQENDIMLGLRYLNDLARKQGMPLVICVALGTSFGGHNGDSILADILDIYATVRNRCVVVGTGNEAARRHHYFNRFTDAQDTRTAEIRVGEGTQSFAVELWSTLPNIVMVSVTSPSGERTGMIPIRLGYLFDFLFTFERTTITVEYRLLQRNNDAQLVFIRFQNAVPGIWKIDIKPAMQTTGDFHIWLPMEEFLEGEVYFLESNPDTTFTEPSGGRNTMTVAFYNSRENGVDINSGRGYTRDEKIKPDYAAPGEAVTGAVPGGEFKNRTGSSAATAIAAGGCALIMEWISEQPGARGVSSSQVRNIIVMGTQKLPGIEYPNTQWGYGTMNLYRSLDILRQL, from the coding sequence ATGGATTTTGGATATAAAAGTGTATCTGTAGACAGAAGGATTCTGCTTCCATTATCGTTCAGAGAATATTGGTACAGTACGATCCCAAAATGTTATACACTTCTGGATATGCAGCCGTTAGATGCAGCAGGAATTATTACATTGCAGAACTATCCGACACTTCAGCTGATGGGGGATGGGATCATGATCGGCTTTTTAGATACCGGGATAGATTATCAGAATCGTGTGTTTCGCAATCTGGACGGGACGACACGGATTGTGGGAATCTGGGATCAGACGATTCAGACGGGAAGAACACCACAGGGGCTTTATTATGGAACGGAATATACGGAAGAAATGATCAATACAGCACTTAGATCGGAGGATCCGCTTCAGATAGTACCGAGTGTGGATACAGACGGACATGGAACATTTGTTGCAAGTGCGGCTGCAGGAGGAGCAGAAGTTGGAAAACAGTTTCTCGGGGCCGCACCGGAGGCTTCTATTGCAATGGTCAAATTAAAGCCGGCAAAAAATTATCTGAAAGAATTTTTCGCGATAGCACAGGATGCCGTATGTTATCAGGAAAATGATATTATGCTGGGACTCCGCTATCTGAATGACCTGGCAAGAAAACAGGGAATGCCGTTAGTGATCTGTGTAGCCCTCGGAACAAGCTTTGGAGGACATAACGGAGATTCTATTCTGGCAGATATATTGGACATTTATGCGACGGTAAGAAACAGGTGTGTTGTAGTCGGAACAGGCAATGAGGCGGCCAGAAGACATCACTATTTTAACCGTTTTACGGATGCACAGGATACGAGGACAGCAGAAATCCGGGTAGGAGAAGGGACACAGTCTTTTGCCGTTGAATTATGGAGTACACTTCCGAATATCGTAATGGTGTCGGTTACTTCGCCGTCTGGAGAGCGTACGGGGATGATTCCGATACGTCTGGGGTATCTGTTTGATTTTTTATTTACATTTGAACGGACAACGATTACTGTGGAATACAGATTATTACAGAGGAATAATGATGCACAGCTGGTATTTATAAGGTTTCAGAATGCGGTTCCCGGAATATGGAAAATAGATATAAAGCCGGCGATGCAGACAACCGGAGATTTTCACATATGGCTTCCGATGGAAGAATTCCTGGAGGGAGAGGTATATTTTCTGGAATCAAATCCCGACACTACATTTACAGAGCCTTCAGGAGGAAGAAATACAATGACTGTGGCTTTTTATAACAGCAGGGAGAATGGAGTTGATATTAATTCGGGCAGGGGGTATACTAGAGATGAAAAAATAAAACCGGATTATGCTGCGCCGGGAGAAGCGGTCACAGGAGCAGTACCTGGCGGGGAATTTAAGAATCGGACCGGTTCGAGCGCCGCAACAGCGATTGCAGCAGGCGGATGTGCCCTGATCATGGAATGGATCAGTGAGCAGCCGGGGGCAAGAGGAGTGTCGTCCAGTCAGGTCAGAAATATTATCGTGATGGGAACACAAAAGCTTCCGGGAATAGAATATCCGAATACACAATGGGGATATGGGACGATGAATTTGTACCGATCATTGGATATTTTAAGACAGCTGTAA
- a CDS encoding response regulator transcription factor gives MTIGIIEDDTLLHQALKTALQNAGYQTVSAYTKQEALTTITGSESLLLIDIGLPDGNGLACYKKIREKAEIPAIFLTARDEETDMLTAFDTGADDYVVKPFSMKVLLKRIEAVIGRNNREKQLACGEIILFPDKKQVYKNEKEIILTAREYQLLEYLMYNQGNVLTKENILEYVWGLDGQFVVDNTVSVTINRLRKKIETDAGSPIYLKNVFGLGYKLECV, from the coding sequence ATGACGATCGGAATTATAGAAGACGACACATTATTACATCAGGCACTCAAAACAGCACTGCAAAACGCAGGCTATCAGACCGTATCCGCATACACAAAACAAGAGGCTCTTACTACAATTACAGGCAGTGAGAGCCTTCTTCTCATTGACATTGGACTTCCGGACGGCAATGGACTTGCATGTTACAAAAAGATCCGGGAAAAGGCAGAGATACCGGCCATTTTCCTGACAGCAAGAGACGAAGAAACGGATATGTTGACAGCATTTGACACAGGAGCAGACGATTATGTGGTAAAACCATTTTCCATGAAAGTGCTTCTAAAGCGCATAGAGGCAGTGATCGGACGGAACAACAGAGAAAAACAACTGGCATGCGGAGAAATAATATTATTTCCTGATAAGAAGCAAGTATACAAGAACGAAAAGGAAATTATCCTTACAGCCAGAGAATATCAGTTACTGGAATATCTGATGTACAATCAGGGAAATGTACTGACGAAAGAAAATATCCTGGAATATGTATGGGGACTGGATGGCCAGTTTGTAGTGGATAATACCGTCAGTGTTACGATCAACCGGCTGCGGAAAAAGATAGAAACAGATGCAGGATCACCGATATATCTGAAAAATGTATTTGGATTGGGATACAAGCTGGAGTGCGTCTGA
- a CDS encoding C39 family peptidase produces the protein MKETNNVEQRPRTSLSKGARRNQILRRITVVGVIAAVITAAFAGYCLHRERVEEKQKAEELRKEKQDKKEAAKVKSKPETAEQKLERIRKQATEHGYPKNVIELLDKNVETVDFVADYEKKKDKPYADTIGKDLSQGGIPELLQWDERWGYAPYGTSIVAASGCGPTCMAMVAAGLNQDASITPAKVAAYGTEHGYVDEENNTYWRFMDEAGANWNLNSTAGLLSEEQVALELSQGHPIICSVGPGDFTKIGHFIVLTGYENGNVKVNDPFSIKNSKATWVFANIKDQIKAMWVFSKK, from the coding sequence ATGAAGGAGACTAATAACGTAGAACAACGACCAAGAACTTCTCTTTCAAAAGGTGCAAGAAGAAATCAGATATTAAGGCGTATAACAGTAGTCGGTGTGATAGCAGCAGTAATAACTGCTGCTTTTGCTGGCTATTGTCTGCACCGTGAACGTGTAGAAGAAAAACAGAAAGCAGAAGAGCTTAGAAAAGAAAAGCAGGATAAAAAAGAGGCGGCAAAAGTAAAGTCAAAGCCGGAAACTGCCGAACAGAAATTGGAACGTATACGAAAGCAGGCAACGGAACACGGATATCCGAAAAATGTGATCGAACTGTTGGATAAAAATGTGGAAACAGTAGATTTTGTGGCCGATTATGAAAAGAAAAAAGATAAGCCGTATGCAGATACGATAGGAAAAGATCTTTCGCAGGGAGGGATACCGGAACTTTTACAGTGGGATGAACGATGGGGATATGCTCCATACGGAACCAGTATAGTAGCGGCAAGTGGATGCGGACCGACCTGTATGGCGATGGTAGCAGCCGGACTGAATCAGGATGCGTCGATCACTCCGGCAAAGGTAGCTGCTTACGGAACGGAACATGGTTATGTGGACGAAGAGAATAACACCTACTGGAGATTCATGGATGAAGCCGGAGCAAACTGGAATCTTAACAGTACTGCAGGTCTTTTGTCAGAAGAGCAGGTAGCTTTAGAACTTTCGCAGGGACATCCGATCATATGCAGTGTCGGTCCGGGAGATTTTACCAAGATTGGACATTTTATCGTACTGACAGGTTATGAGAATGGCAATGTGAAAGTGAATGATCCGTTCAGCATAAAGAATTCGAAAGCAACATGGGTATTTGCCAATATCAAAGACCAGATAAAAGCGATGTGGGTATTTTCAAAAAAATAG
- a CDS encoding AEC family transporter, giving the protein MDNIIVSFNVIAPVFFLMVLGYFLVNYTSLADGKLTKQANAIVFKIFLPCMLFYNVYQSDIGSEIHSRIRLCIWAAGGLLILFVLLCLIVPRIVTQENQQGVVIQGIFRSNYVIFGVAVVQNMYGPKSTTTAAILSAILVPMYNFLAVVALSIFGEKRENDWKKIILDIIKNPLIISSVLGIIFSLLGIRLPTAVDTTVQDLAKLSTPIAFMILGGDLDFSKIKGNLKTAFVVLTIKLVILPLIMIPMVVMMGYRDADLLSGGLAYQTPVAVSSYIMAQQAGADGQLAGQLVVFSSVLSIFTLFVTIFILRTMGLLAV; this is encoded by the coding sequence TTGGATAATATAATTGTATCGTTTAATGTAATTGCACCGGTATTTTTTCTTATGGTATTAGGATATTTTCTGGTCAATTATACATCTCTGGCGGACGGAAAGCTTACAAAACAGGCAAATGCCATTGTGTTTAAGATATTTTTACCATGTATGTTATTCTACAATGTCTACCAGAGTGATATCGGTTCTGAGATACATAGCAGGATCAGGCTGTGCATCTGGGCAGCAGGGGGACTTCTGATACTGTTCGTATTGTTGTGTCTGATCGTTCCAAGGATCGTAACACAGGAAAATCAGCAGGGTGTAGTTATCCAGGGAATTTTCCGGAGCAATTATGTGATCTTCGGAGTTGCAGTCGTACAGAATATGTATGGACCGAAAAGTACGACGACAGCGGCAATTTTAAGTGCCATCCTGGTACCGATGTATAATTTCCTTGCAGTAGTCGCGCTGTCAATCTTCGGTGAAAAAAGGGAAAATGACTGGAAAAAGATTATTCTGGATATTATAAAGAATCCACTGATCATATCTTCGGTATTAGGGATTATATTTTCACTTCTTGGGATCAGACTTCCGACAGCTGTCGATACAACGGTTCAGGATCTGGCCAAATTATCAACACCGATTGCGTTTATGATTCTGGGTGGTGATCTGGACTTTTCAAAAATAAAAGGAAACTTAAAAACAGCATTTGTGGTATTGACGATCAAGCTGGTAATCTTGCCGCTTATCATGATTCCGATGGTGGTTATGATGGGTTACCGGGATGCGGACCTGTTGTCCGGGGGGCTGGCATATCAGACGCCGGTTGCAGTATCCAGCTATATCATGGCGCAGCAGGCGGGAGCGGATGGACAGCTTGCCGGGCAGCTGGTTGTGTTCTCATCGGTGCTTTCGATATTTACGTTGTTTGTGACGATATTCATATTGCGGACGATGGGGCTCCTTGCGGTTTAG
- a CDS encoding sensor histidine kinase, with protein MNIIIIVVAVTAGVILGGTAIYVYQGKCRQKELKLLAECMEKILREEKIRETKAGEETLYARLESRLVRIQEMLNGRTEAAEKSKDEIQKLISEIAHQMRTPLANIRTYQELLEEEWSKTRTKTDENVDNYLNAMRSGEQQLEFLTEGFVKMSRLEQNMIQIRKEETDLLKTVRNCLGRIQKQAEEKRIAFRIELPQEVNCPHDANWIGEAIDNVLDNAVKYSRPGGIIEMRIQKNEMHAKITVKDNGLGIEKGEEHKIFQRFYRGKNVTTQKGYGIGLYLARKIIGLHGGFMIAKNRYSEKGLMIEINLPVC; from the coding sequence ATGAATATCATAATAATCGTAGTGGCAGTAACGGCAGGAGTAATTCTGGGTGGAACTGCCATATATGTTTATCAGGGAAAATGCAGACAGAAAGAACTTAAGTTATTGGCAGAATGTATGGAAAAGATATTGCGAGAGGAAAAGATCCGGGAAACAAAAGCAGGAGAAGAGACATTATATGCAAGACTGGAATCCAGACTGGTAAGGATCCAGGAAATGTTAAATGGACGGACAGAAGCTGCGGAGAAGAGTAAAGATGAGATCCAGAAGCTGATTTCAGAGATTGCACACCAGATGCGGACACCCCTTGCCAATATCAGGACATATCAGGAATTATTAGAGGAAGAATGGAGTAAAACCAGGACGAAGACGGATGAAAATGTGGATAACTATCTAAATGCAATGAGATCCGGAGAACAACAACTGGAATTCCTGACAGAAGGATTCGTGAAGATGTCCAGACTTGAGCAGAACATGATTCAGATACGGAAAGAAGAGACAGATCTGTTAAAGACCGTGAGAAACTGTCTTGGAAGAATTCAAAAGCAGGCAGAAGAAAAACGGATTGCATTTAGGATAGAGCTGCCGCAAGAAGTCAACTGTCCGCATGATGCCAACTGGATTGGGGAAGCAATCGATAATGTTCTGGATAATGCCGTGAAATACAGCCGGCCTGGCGGAATCATAGAAATGAGAATCCAGAAGAATGAAATGCATGCAAAGATTACTGTAAAAGATAATGGGCTTGGAATTGAAAAGGGAGAAGAGCATAAGATTTTCCAGAGATTCTACAGAGGAAAGAACGTGACCACACAGAAAGGTTATGGAATCGGACTTTATCTGGCGAGAAAAATTATCGGCCTTCATGGCGGATTTATGATTGCAAAAAACAGATATTCGGAAAAAGGTCTGATGATCGAGATAAATCTTCCAGTCTGTTAG
- a CDS encoding MATE family efflux transporter, producing the protein MEKDLTTGSVFKTVIYFSLPYLLSYFLQTLYGMADLFIVGQFGGVSSTTAVSIGSQIMHMLTVMIVGLAMGATVMIGRCIGAKDYKKASETIGNTATMFMGIAIILMIVLLAAVRPIVSVMSTPAEAVEGTIRYLTICFIGIPFITAYNIISAIFRGIGDSKSPMYFIAVACAANIGLDYLFIGVMGLDAAGAALGTTIAQAVSVIVSLTVVIKKGTGIKLRKSDLRPKRHTMKNILKVGVPVALQDGFIQISFIAITIFANQRGLNDAAAVGIVEKIIGILFLVPSSMLSTISALASQNIGAGKHDRARLTLRYVLCMTVGYGLVAATIVQFVSVPFVGLFTNDGAVQILGGQYLRSYAWDCVFAGVHFCLSGYFYAYGLSIVSFIHNSISIICARIPLSYYAATHFPDTLFPMGCAAPAGSIISIIICVGVLIWMNKHTEKYMERT; encoded by the coding sequence ATGGAGAAAGATTTAACAACAGGAAGTGTATTTAAGACAGTCATTTATTTTTCACTGCCATATCTGTTATCGTACTTTTTACAGACGTTATATGGTATGGCAGATTTATTTATTGTCGGTCAGTTTGGCGGGGTCAGCAGTACGACGGCGGTATCGATCGGAAGCCAGATCATGCATATGCTGACAGTTATGATCGTAGGGCTTGCGATGGGAGCGACGGTTATGATCGGGCGCTGCATCGGTGCAAAAGATTATAAGAAAGCATCGGAGACAATTGGAAACACGGCAACGATGTTCATGGGAATTGCGATCATACTTATGATCGTATTACTGGCGGCAGTCAGACCGATCGTCAGTGTGATGTCGACACCGGCCGAGGCAGTAGAAGGAACGATCCGTTATCTGACAATCTGCTTTATCGGGATTCCTTTTATTACAGCTTATAATATTATCAGTGCAATCTTCCGTGGAATCGGTGATTCCAAAAGTCCGATGTACTTTATTGCAGTAGCATGCGCAGCGAATATCGGTCTGGATTATCTGTTCATCGGAGTCATGGGACTGGATGCGGCCGGAGCAGCACTTGGAACGACCATCGCACAGGCAGTCAGTGTCATTGTTTCACTTACCGTGGTCATAAAAAAGGGCACAGGGATCAAATTAAGAAAATCGGATCTTCGTCCGAAGAGACATACGATGAAAAACATATTGAAAGTCGGTGTGCCGGTTGCACTGCAGGATGGATTTATCCAGATATCGTTTATTGCAATCACAATATTTGCCAACCAGCGTGGATTAAATGATGCGGCGGCGGTAGGTATTGTGGAAAAGATCATAGGGATCCTGTTCCTGGTACCGTCTTCTATGTTGTCAACGATATCGGCATTGGCATCGCAGAATATTGGTGCAGGCAAGCATGACCGTGCACGCCTGACATTGCGGTATGTATTATGTATGACAGTAGGATATGGATTAGTTGCGGCAACGATTGTGCAGTTTGTATCTGTTCCGTTTGTTGGACTATTCACGAATGACGGGGCAGTACAGATACTTGGAGGACAGTATTTAAGAAGTTATGCATGGGACTGCGTATTTGCAGGAGTGCATTTCTGTTTAAGTGGATATTTTTATGCATATGGCTTGTCTATCGTATCATTTATCCACAATTCCATATCTATCATATGTGCGAGAATCCCATTGTCTTATTATGCGGCAACGCATTTTCCGGATACATTATTTCCGATGGGCTGTGCGGCACCGGCAGGATCGATCATCTCAATCATTATCTGTGTTGGTGTACTGATATGGATGAATAAACACACGGAAAAATATATGGAAAGAACGTAG
- a CDS encoding MalY/PatB family protein, giving the protein MRYDFTKIIDRHGKDAIAVDGLGKNPGFAPEPPKDGFDVIPMWVADMNFETVPTIPKAIMDRAAHPAYGYFNPVEEYYDSIIRWHKIRNNVEGLMPEYIGYENGVLGGVISALTAFAAPGDAVLLHSPTYIGFTKCITENGYKIVHSPLKKDEKGIWRMDYEDMDAKLKANNIHVAIFCSPHNPTGRVWERREIEEAMEVYKNNECVVIADEIWSDLILKGSQHIPTQSISPDARNRTIALYAPSKTFNLAGLVGSYHIIFNKMLRDRVEAKSRKSHYNTMNVLSMHALIGAYEAEGYTWVNELCQVLSENVDYAVNHIRDYYRGIEVSKPQGTYMLFLDCEDWCEENYKSLDELLKAGWDIGVAWQDGRPFHQKYGIRMNLALPLGRVKEAFERLDEYVFHV; this is encoded by the coding sequence ATGAGATATGATTTTACAAAGATTATAGACAGGCATGGAAAAGATGCGATTGCAGTAGACGGACTTGGAAAGAATCCGGGATTTGCACCGGAACCGCCAAAAGACGGATTTGATGTGATCCCGATGTGGGTGGCAGACATGAACTTTGAAACTGTCCCAACGATTCCAAAAGCGATCATGGACAGGGCAGCACATCCGGCATATGGATATTTCAATCCGGTGGAAGAGTATTATGATTCGATCATACGCTGGCATAAGATCCGCAATAATGTAGAAGGACTGATGCCGGAATATATCGGATATGAGAACGGAGTATTAGGCGGAGTAATCTCTGCTCTGACAGCTTTTGCCGCACCGGGAGATGCCGTACTTCTTCACAGCCCGACTTACATCGGATTCACCAAATGCATCACAGAGAATGGATACAAGATTGTACACAGTCCGCTCAAAAAAGACGAAAAAGGAATCTGGCGGATGGATTATGAAGACATGGATGCCAAGTTAAAGGCAAATAACATTCATGTAGCAATCTTCTGTAGTCCGCATAATCCGACCGGACGTGTATGGGAGCGCCGAGAGATTGAAGAGGCGATGGAAGTATATAAGAACAATGAATGTGTAGTGATCGCAGATGAGATCTGGTCAGATCTGATCTTAAAAGGCAGCCAGCACATTCCGACACAGTCGATCAGTCCGGATGCAAGAAACCGTACGATTGCATTGTATGCACCGAGTAAGACATTTAACCTGGCAGGTCTGGTAGGAAGTTATCATATAATCTTCAACAAAATGCTGCGTGACCGGGTGGAGGCAAAATCAAGAAAATCACATTATAATACAATGAATGTATTATCTATGCATGCGCTGATCGGGGCTTACGAGGCAGAAGGATATACCTGGGTCAATGAGCTTTGCCAGGTATTATCTGAAAATGTTGATTATGCAGTGAATCATATCCGTGACTACTACAGAGGAATTGAAGTAAGTAAGCCGCAGGGAACTTATATGTTGTTCCTGGACTGCGAAGACTGGTGCGAGGAAAATTATAAGTCACTGGATGAGCTGTTAAAAGCAGGATGGGACATAGGCGTTGCATGGCAGGACGGAAGACCGTTCCACCAGAAATATGGAATCCGTATGAATCTTGCATTACCGCTTGGCAGAGTAAAAGAAGCATTCGAGCGTCTGGATGAGTACGTATTTCATGTGTAA
- a CDS encoding AAA family ATPase, whose translation MQENKNKYYDIAERIYDLDGEVYECVGSSLGRTFTGDKRTCVNNLVMLMRTKPQGHLLRSELALISNMARTIRKDEDRSRLMKKYDEILKEIAELPASFGKVEILDENRAKLNTANLRQKFSKDDHLIICIGRTQGSAGNDIGFALADALRINYYDAEIFNEVLRRLDAEKDSVTDVADLGTDLIENKYQGSGRTIKERLKDFDRYHGLTREDAIFFNQSDLICKMAKEEDFIVMGRCADVILANNHIPHISIFITAPFEQRVRRIMEVNDLDHKKAVRLLKKLDRQHARYYNYYTGQKWGDAMNYDICFNSASYGIEESVDIIERMLNQNTNS comes from the coding sequence ATGCAGGAGAATAAGAATAAATATTATGACATTGCAGAACGGATCTATGATCTGGACGGAGAAGTATATGAATGTGTAGGATCTTCTCTGGGCCGTACCTTTACAGGAGATAAACGTACCTGTGTGAACAATCTGGTTATGCTGATGCGTACCAAGCCGCAGGGACATCTTCTTAGAAGTGAGCTGGCATTGATCAGTAACATGGCACGTACGATCCGAAAGGATGAAGACCGTTCCAGACTGATGAAAAAATACGATGAGATATTAAAGGAAATAGCAGAGCTTCCTGCAAGTTTCGGTAAGGTTGAAATTCTGGATGAAAACAGGGCGAAGTTGAATACAGCGAATCTGCGTCAGAAGTTTTCAAAAGACGATCATCTTATTATTTGTATCGGAAGAACGCAGGGAAGTGCCGGAAATGATATTGGATTTGCACTGGCAGATGCACTTAGAATCAACTACTATGATGCAGAAATCTTTAATGAAGTATTAAGAAGACTGGATGCGGAGAAGGATTCTGTGACAGATGTGGCGGATCTGGGAACGGATCTGATCGAGAACAAATATCAGGGATCCGGAAGGACGATCAAAGAGCGTCTGAAAGACTTTGACCGCTATCATGGATTGACAAGAGAAGACGCGATCTTCTTCAATCAGAGTGACCTGATCTGCAAAATGGCAAAAGAAGAAGATTTTATTGTAATGGGTAGATGTGCAGATGTGATACTTGCGAATAACCATATTCCACATATCAGTATTTTTATTACGGCACCGTTCGAACAGCGTGTGCGTCGTATTATGGAGGTCAATGATCTGGATCATAAGAAAGCGGTACGTCTGCTTAAAAAGCTGGATCGTCAACATGCAAGATATTACAATTATTATACCGGTCAGAAATGGGGAGATGCTATGAACTATGATATCTGTTTTAACAGTGCAAGTTATGGTATTGAAGAGTCGGTAGACATTATTGAACGTATGCTGAACCAGAATACGAATTCATAA
- a CDS encoding sodium:proton antiporter, producing the protein MGELSAIPIWLCIPFAGLLLSIAVMPLFKPDWWEKHQPLAVAFWSILFIIPFTAKYGIFTMSETVLECVVNDYLTFIVLLFGLFCVAGNITIDGEFAGSPRINTALFVFGTLLSSVIGTTGSSMLLVRPFIKMNSWRKRKSHIMIFFIFLISNMGGCLTPIGDPPLLMGFMRGVPFFWSMKLFHILVFNMVILLVIFYFLDRRAYRKDIAEGRKPDIREPGTHFKIVGLHNLIYVAMIVGAVILSGTLPGMSAFQNADGTVKGLHILGEVTLGFPSIIEVVIILLAAFLSFKTTNEEVRIRNHFTWGAIQEVAVLFIGIFITMQPALMILKANGAELGISKPFQMFWATGALSSFLDNTPTYLVFLTTAGALGFKGGVATTLGAVPVKMLEAISCGAVFMGANTYIGNAPNFMVKSMSDENGVRMPSFFGYMAWSLTFLIPVFIIDMLIFFL; encoded by the coding sequence ATGGGGGAATTATCAGCTATTCCAATCTGGCTCTGCATACCCTTTGCAGGGCTGTTGCTTAGTATTGCGGTAATGCCGCTGTTCAAGCCGGACTGGTGGGAAAAACATCAGCCGCTGGCAGTTGCATTCTGGTCAATCTTGTTTATTATTCCTTTTACAGCGAAATATGGAATATTTACAATGAGTGAGACTGTTCTGGAATGTGTGGTAAATGATTATCTGACATTTATCGTTTTACTGTTTGGATTATTCTGTGTAGCAGGTAACATTACGATTGACGGTGAATTTGCCGGATCACCGAGGATTAATACGGCGTTGTTTGTTTTTGGTACACTGCTTTCCAGTGTGATCGGAACTACAGGATCAAGTATGCTTCTTGTACGTCCGTTTATTAAGATGAATTCATGGAGAAAGAGAAAGAGTCATATCATGATCTTCTTTATCTTCCTGATCTCTAATATGGGAGGATGTCTGACACCGATCGGAGATCCGCCGCTTCTGATGGGATTCATGCGTGGGGTACCTTTTTTCTGGAGTATGAAGTTATTCCATATTCTGGTTTTTAATATGGTGATCCTTCTGGTGATATTCTATTTCCTGGACAGAAGAGCATACAGAAAAGATATTGCAGAAGGAAGAAAACCGGATATCAGAGAGCCGGGAACACATTTTAAAATTGTAGGACTTCATAATCTTATCTATGTAGCGATGATCGTCGGAGCCGTGATCTTAAGTGGAACACTTCCGGGAATGTCCGCATTCCAGAATGCAGACGGAACCGTAAAAGGACTTCATATCCTTGGAGAAGTTACACTTGGATTCCCGTCAATAATTGAGGTTGTGATCATCCTTCTGGCTGCATTCTTATCGTTTAAGACGACGAACGAAGAAGTCCGTATCCGTAACCACTTTACCTGGGGTGCAATCCAGGAAGTTGCGGTTCTGTTTATCGGAATCTTTATTACTATGCAGCCGGCACTTATGATCCTGAAAGCGAATGGAGCGGAGCTTGGAATCAGCAAACCATTCCAGATGTTCTGGGCTACAGGAGCTCTGTCAAGTTTTCTTGATAATACGCCGACATATCTTGTGTTCCTTACAACAGCAGGAGCACTTGGATTCAAGGGCGGTGTGGCAACAACGCTTGGTGCTGTTCCGGTTAAGATGCTGGAGGCAATCTCGTGTGGTGCTGTATTCATGGGAGCAAATACATATATAGGAAATGCACCGAACTTTATGGTAAAATCTATGTCGGATGAAAACGGTGTGCGTATGCCGTCGTTCTTCGGATATATGGCATGGTCACTGACATTTTTGATACCGGTATTTATTATCGATATGTTGATATTCTTTTTATAG
- a CDS encoding signal peptidase II — MRTRIPGAVGTLFALDMAVKQYIEENVSETEEKSLCGTGILIRKVYNKGFAFNSMDSEPEKVKKASVMTTAAIGLLTIIEAFREGHMLSKIALTFLSAGALSNTYDRVVRGKVVDYIGIKSSHKILGNITANLADIYILLGSVFAFLKKKID; from the coding sequence ATGCGTACACGCATACCCGGTGCGGTCGGAACACTGTTCGCTCTTGATATGGCTGTAAAACAGTACATAGAAGAGAATGTAAGCGAGACGGAAGAAAAAAGTCTCTGTGGGACAGGGATTCTGATCAGAAAAGTATATAATAAAGGATTTGCATTTAACTCTATGGATTCCGAACCGGAAAAAGTAAAGAAAGCGTCGGTGATGACGACAGCAGCGATCGGACTTCTGACAATTATAGAAGCTTTTAGGGAAGGGCATATGCTTAGTAAGATAGCCCTGACATTCTTAAGCGCAGGAGCTTTAAGCAATACTTATGACCGTGTTGTCAGAGGAAAGGTAGTGGATTATATCGGTATTAAATCCAGTCACAAAATACTGGGCAATATAACCGCCAATCTGGCAGATATCTATATTTTGCTCGGTTCTGTATTTGCATTTTTGAAAAAGAAAATAGATTAG